Proteins from a genomic interval of Hydrogenophaga sp. PAMC20947:
- the priB gene encoding primosomal replication protein N, with protein MTSSAANRFHLSASVVQVQPLRYTPAGIPVVNLVLEHESTVTELDTARLVKLQLRAVVFGAQAEILARQGLDAACEFHGFMTNARNGKGLVFHIQEFSKT; from the coding sequence GTGACATCGTCAGCAGCCAACCGTTTTCATTTGTCGGCTTCTGTGGTGCAGGTTCAACCCTTGCGCTACACCCCAGCAGGCATACCGGTGGTGAATCTCGTGCTAGAGCACGAATCCACTGTCACCGAATTGGACACAGCCAGGCTGGTGAAACTGCAACTGAGGGCCGTGGTCTTCGGTGCGCAAGCAGAAATTCTGGCCCGACAGGGACTGGACGCAGCTTGTGAGTTTCACGGTTTCATGACGAATGCACGCAATGGCAAAGGCCTTGTGTTTCATATCCAAGAATTCAGCAAAACTTAG
- the rplI gene encoding 50S ribosomal protein L9: MQIILLDKVVNLGALGDVVKVKDGFARNFLIPSGRARRATQNAIAEFEARRAELEKAAAAKLAEAQALGAKLAAVTVKLSQKAGVDGRLFGSVTNHDVSAELVKQGFTVSKSQVRMPNGPLKNAGDYTVSVNLHTDVSVEVNVSVLGESA; the protein is encoded by the coding sequence ATGCAAATCATTCTTCTCGACAAAGTTGTCAATCTCGGCGCCTTGGGCGATGTGGTCAAGGTCAAAGACGGCTTCGCCCGTAACTTCCTGATCCCTTCGGGCCGTGCCCGTCGTGCCACCCAGAACGCTATCGCCGAATTCGAAGCACGCCGTGCCGAACTCGAAAAAGCCGCAGCTGCCAAACTCGCCGAAGCACAAGCTCTGGGCGCAAAGTTGGCCGCTGTGACTGTCAAGCTGTCTCAAAAGGCTGGCGTGGATGGCCGTTTGTTCGGTTCCGTGACCAACCATGACGTATCCGCCGAGCTGGTCAAGCAGGGTTTCACCGTGAGCAAGTCGCAAGTGCGCATGCCCAACGGCCCCCTGAAGAACGCTGGCGACTACACCGTGAGCGTCAACCTGCACACCGACGTTTCCGTGGAAGTCAACGTGTCCGTGTTGGGCGAATCCGCCTGA
- the rpsF gene encoding 30S ribosomal protein S6 → MRHYEIVLLIHPDQSEQVPAMLERYKGMITAGGGKIHRVEDWGRRQMAYQINKLSKSHYLCVNIEADQAVMAELEHAFKFNDAVLRHLTVLKKKAETGPSSMMKSVEREEARKAQAPAHEGRESREPREPRAQAA, encoded by the coding sequence ATGCGTCATTACGAAATCGTTTTGCTGATCCATCCGGACCAGAGCGAGCAGGTTCCAGCCATGCTGGAGCGTTACAAGGGCATGATCACCGCTGGCGGCGGCAAGATCCACCGTGTTGAAGACTGGGGTCGTCGTCAGATGGCTTACCAGATCAACAAGCTGTCCAAATCCCATTACCTGTGCGTCAACATCGAAGCCGATCAGGCTGTGATGGCTGAACTTGAGCATGCATTCAAGTTCAACGACGCTGTGTTGCGCCACCTCACCGTGTTGAAGAAGAAAGCCGAAACCGGCCCTTCGAGCATGATGAAGTCGGTTGAGCGTGAAGAAGCCCGCAAGGCCCAGGCACCTGCTCATGAAGGTCGCGAATCTCGCGAACCCCGCGAACCTCGCGCCCAAGCCGCCTGA
- the rpsR gene encoding 30S ribosomal protein S18 — MASPKRFNKDKRPKRNTQSLLFKRKRFCRFTVANVEEVDYKDIDVLRDFIAENGKIIPARLTGTRAFYQRQVNTAIKRSRFLAMLPYSDQHRV; from the coding sequence ATGGCTTCCCCAAAACGTTTCAACAAAGACAAGCGCCCCAAGCGCAACACCCAATCGCTGCTCTTCAAGCGCAAGCGTTTCTGCCGCTTTACCGTGGCCAACGTCGAAGAAGTTGACTACAAGGACATCGATGTCCTGCGTGACTTCATCGCTGAAAACGGCAAGATCATTCCCGCGCGCCTGACCGGCACGCGTGCTTTCTATCAGCGCCAGGTCAACACCGCCATCAAGCGTTCGCGCTTCCTGGCCATGTTGCCTTACAGCGACCAACATCGCGTCTAA